In Acinetobacter pittii, one genomic interval encodes:
- a CDS encoding acyl-CoA dehydrogenase C-terminal domain-containing protein, with product MPIYNAPLADMKFILNDVFKAEQFWQSNEKLAHVDAATAEAILEEMAKFAQNVTHPLNRTGDEEGARYENGEVFTPAGFKDAFRQYAEGGWIGLGADEEWGGQGMPKMLTVLSDEMLFATNPSFMLYPLLSVGAGMALSSYASQEQKETYLPKIYSGEWSGTMCLTEPHAGTDLGIIKTKAERNEDGTYNITGTKIFITGGDHDLAENIIHLVLAKTPDAPAGSRGISLFIVPKYLVNEDGSLGDRNHVGPGSIEHKMGIKASATCVMNFDGAKGYLVGKENEGLAAMFVMMNYERLSMGIQGLGASEFAYQNAAQYATDRLQGRSAAGVQSPNKPADSILVHGDVRRMLLNARANNEASRAFAVYVGQQLDITKFSTDAAAVKKANDRVALLTPIAKAYLTDTAFQATLDAQMVFGGHGYIREWGMEQCIRDLRIAQIYEGTNGVQSQDLIGRKTIKCGGAFIAEYITEIRDFANDLDTDLNFIKDATLDAATEIEAITQFIIEQAAENVDFPNSAAVDYLHAVGLLSFAYMFAKIAAAAKDKSGDFYQNKLALAQYFVERILPDIDARIAKIKAGSDLIMGFSEDYFTNQA from the coding sequence ATGCCAATTTACAATGCTCCTTTAGCTGATATGAAATTCATCTTAAATGATGTATTTAAAGCAGAACAATTTTGGCAGTCTAATGAGAAACTTGCTCATGTAGATGCTGCAACAGCTGAAGCAATTTTAGAAGAAATGGCTAAATTTGCTCAGAACGTGACTCATCCATTAAACCGTACCGGTGATGAAGAAGGCGCTCGCTATGAAAACGGTGAGGTGTTCACACCAGCTGGTTTTAAAGATGCATTTCGTCAATATGCAGAAGGCGGCTGGATTGGCTTAGGTGCCGATGAAGAATGGGGTGGCCAAGGCATGCCAAAAATGCTCACCGTTCTTTCTGATGAAATGTTATTTGCGACAAACCCATCATTTATGCTCTACCCGCTTCTTTCAGTGGGTGCAGGTATGGCTTTAAGCAGCTACGCATCTCAAGAGCAAAAAGAAACATATTTACCTAAGATTTATTCAGGTGAATGGTCTGGCACAATGTGCTTAACCGAGCCACATGCAGGTACTGACTTAGGTATTATCAAAACTAAAGCAGAACGTAATGAAGACGGTACTTATAACATCACAGGTACTAAAATCTTCATCACTGGCGGCGACCACGATTTAGCTGAAAACATCATTCACTTGGTCCTTGCTAAAACTCCAGATGCCCCTGCTGGTTCACGTGGTATATCGCTATTTATTGTACCGAAGTACCTTGTAAATGAAGATGGTTCTTTAGGCGACCGTAACCATGTTGGCCCAGGTTCTATTGAACATAAAATGGGTATCAAAGCATCTGCAACTTGTGTGATGAACTTTGATGGAGCAAAAGGTTACCTCGTTGGTAAAGAGAACGAAGGTCTTGCTGCCATGTTCGTTATGATGAACTACGAACGTTTATCAATGGGTATTCAAGGTTTAGGTGCATCTGAATTTGCTTATCAAAATGCTGCTCAATACGCGACTGATCGTTTACAAGGCCGTAGTGCAGCTGGTGTTCAATCACCAAATAAACCTGCTGACAGCATTTTAGTCCATGGTGATGTACGTCGTATGTTGTTAAACGCACGTGCAAATAATGAAGCATCTCGTGCATTTGCTGTATATGTAGGTCAGCAACTCGATATCACTAAATTCTCAACTGATGCAGCAGCAGTGAAAAAAGCCAATGACCGCGTTGCGCTTTTAACTCCAATTGCAAAAGCTTACCTCACAGATACAGCATTCCAAGCAACTTTAGATGCTCAGATGGTGTTCGGTGGTCACGGTTATATCCGTGAATGGGGAATGGAACAATGTATTCGTGACCTTCGTATTGCTCAAATCTACGAGGGAACTAACGGCGTTCAATCTCAAGATTTAATTGGTCGTAAAACCATTAAATGTGGCGGTGCGTTCATTGCTGAATACATCACTGAAATTCGTGACTTCGCAAATGACTTAGATACTGATTTAAACTTCATTAAAGATGCAACTTTAGATGCTGCAACTGAAATTGAAGCGATCACTCAGTTTATTATTGAACAAGCTGCTGAGAATGTAGATTTCCCGAACTCAGCTGCGGTTGATTATTTACATGCAGTGGGCTTACTCAGCTTCGCATATATGTTTGCGAAAATTGCTGCCGCTGCTAAAGATAAGTCTGGTGATTTCTATCAAAATAAACTTGCTTTGGCTCAGTACTTTGTTGAACGCATCTTGCCAGATATTGATGCGCGCATTGCTAAGATTAAAGCTGGTTCAGACTTAATTATGGGCTTTAGTGAAGATTACTTTACAAATCAAGCTTAA
- a CDS encoding acyl-CoA dehydrogenase C-terminal domain-containing protein, with amino-acid sequence MPQYKAPLRDMQFVLHELLNAEEHYAKLPDFQGNVSRELVDQYLEAAADFCENELSPLNQVGDREGCTWNDGVVTTPTGFKEAYQKYIELGFPSLSAEEQYGGQALPNSLGIAISEMVGSSNWAWGMYPGLSHGAVRTLEHHGSDEQKNTYLPNLVSGVWTGTMCLTESHAGSDLGIIRSKAEPNADGSYAISGEKIFISAGEHDMAENIIHIVLARLPGAPKGTKGISLFIVPKFHVNADGTIGERNAVRCGSIEHKMGIHGNATCVINFDQAKGYLIGPENRGLNCMFTFMNTARIGTAVQGLAASESSFQGALTYAKERLAMRSLSGPKAPEKEADPIIVHPAVRNMLLTQKAFAEGGRALVYLLAQYADIVEKGETEEERKFADNILSLLTPIAKAFLTETGSESAKHGVQVFGGHGFISEHGMEQIVRDTRIACLYEGTTEIQALDLLGRKVLQTQGAMLRDFTKIIHKFVEANKDNAAMKEFVEPLAALNKEWGDLTMQIGMRAMQNPDEVGAAAVDYLYFSGYITLAYLWARMALVAQEKLAAGTTDVDFYNAKVTTARFYFKKVLPRVRSHVDVIAGGLDPLMSLDAEHFAF; translated from the coding sequence ATGCCACAATACAAAGCGCCCTTACGTGATATGCAATTCGTTTTGCATGAATTATTAAATGCTGAAGAACACTATGCAAAATTACCTGATTTCCAAGGTAACGTAAGCCGTGAATTGGTTGATCAATATTTAGAAGCTGCGGCGGATTTCTGTGAAAATGAACTTTCTCCTTTAAACCAAGTTGGTGACCGCGAAGGTTGTACTTGGAATGATGGCGTAGTTACTACTCCAACAGGTTTTAAAGAAGCTTATCAAAAATATATTGAACTTGGCTTTCCGTCTTTATCAGCAGAAGAACAATACGGTGGCCAGGCTTTACCTAACTCTTTAGGTATTGCAATTTCTGAAATGGTAGGTAGCTCTAACTGGGCGTGGGGTATGTACCCAGGCTTGTCTCACGGAGCTGTCCGTACATTAGAACATCACGGTTCTGATGAACAAAAAAATACTTACTTACCAAACCTTGTTTCAGGTGTTTGGACGGGTACGATGTGCTTAACTGAATCTCATGCTGGTTCAGACTTAGGTATTATCCGTTCTAAGGCAGAACCAAATGCTGATGGTAGCTATGCAATCTCTGGCGAGAAAATCTTTATCTCTGCTGGTGAACATGACATGGCTGAGAATATCATCCATATCGTTCTTGCTCGCCTACCAGGTGCGCCAAAAGGCACTAAAGGTATCTCATTATTCATCGTTCCTAAATTCCATGTAAATGCAGATGGAACTATTGGCGAACGTAATGCGGTACGTTGTGGTTCTATCGAACACAAAATGGGTATTCATGGTAATGCGACTTGTGTCATTAACTTTGACCAAGCGAAAGGTTACTTGATTGGACCTGAAAACCGTGGTTTGAACTGTATGTTCACCTTCATGAACACAGCACGTATTGGTACTGCTGTTCAAGGTTTAGCAGCATCTGAATCATCTTTCCAAGGTGCGTTGACTTATGCGAAAGAACGTTTAGCAATGCGTTCACTTTCTGGTCCTAAAGCTCCAGAAAAAGAAGCAGACCCAATTATCGTTCACCCTGCTGTGCGCAACATGCTTTTAACTCAAAAAGCGTTTGCTGAAGGCGGTCGTGCACTTGTTTACTTACTTGCTCAATACGCTGACATCGTTGAAAAAGGCGAAACAGAAGAAGAGCGCAAGTTTGCTGACAACATCTTGTCTTTATTGACTCCAATTGCGAAAGCATTCTTGACTGAAACAGGTTCTGAATCTGCTAAGCACGGTGTACAAGTCTTCGGTGGTCATGGCTTTATTTCTGAGCATGGCATGGAGCAAATCGTACGTGATACACGTATTGCTTGCTTGTATGAAGGTACAACTGAAATTCAAGCACTTGATTTGTTAGGTCGTAAAGTATTGCAAACTCAAGGTGCAATGCTACGTGACTTCACTAAGATCATCCATAAATTCGTAGAAGCAAACAAAGACAACGCTGCTATGAAAGAATTTGTTGAACCGCTTGCGGCTCTTAACAAAGAATGGGGCGATCTGACTATGCAAATCGGTATGCGTGCGATGCAAAACCCAGATGAAGTAGGCGCTGCTGCTGTAGATTACCTCTACTTCTCAGGTTATATCACTTTAGCTTACCTATGGGCTCGTATGGCGCTTGTAGCACAAGAGAAATTAGCAGCCGGTACTACCGATGTTGACTTCTACAATGCGAAAGTAACTACTGCTCGCTTCTACTTTAAGAAAGTATTACCACGTGTACGTTCTCATGTAGATGTGATTGCGGGTGGTCTAGATCCATTAATGTCATTAGACGCTGAACATTTCGCTTTCTAA
- the baeS gene encoding sensor histidine kinase efflux regulator BaeS, with protein sequence MNVLRVPIALRLFLTVLLTTLLIATASLSVLHWTMQKNFAKYVADVEMQKLDRLITNLGDVYTVYHDWGNAIQAQILQIEGTAAPDDYDRLSQWWLRRQYDIAIQQHSFDEHALINISPEVAPTNKNSIFSDEELRTLEQNLPSQYQPFEGLRFPLSANQFRPSDDKNKSKKGSLKDIETQNGKKRFIALPDRLGLSSRLSLYDAQHQFVVGEPPSSDQMSFRPIILNNQVVGYLGLKPVLDKEDALSINFFSNQKRYLLLIYALTLLSSLVAALLMATYFKKPIQRLLNATNELTKGNYQHQVVIKRNDELGDLSTQLNHLAEILHQHEESRRQWVADTSHELKTPLAVLQAQIEAMQDGIRKATPEHLDAMMRQVSSLKKLTQDLADLAQADAQQLKCYLSSVNPWEVVLQEVENFKPKLEQAGLEIQVEGTSSPLLLDRDRFKQIVVNLISNSIRYTETGGKIHIHTSQTPQEWTLYVDDSPFGLSDEQLSRLGERFYRVDDSRTRSTGGTGLGLALSCKIAQALGGTLSFEHSPLGGLRCVLTFKKQS encoded by the coding sequence TTGAACGTTCTACGTGTTCCCATTGCATTACGGTTATTTTTGACAGTCTTGCTCACCACATTACTTATTGCGACTGCAAGCTTGAGCGTTTTGCACTGGACAATGCAAAAGAACTTTGCCAAATATGTGGCTGACGTTGAAATGCAGAAGCTCGACCGCCTCATTACCAATTTGGGTGATGTCTATACGGTCTACCATGATTGGGGGAATGCGATTCAGGCACAGATTTTACAAATCGAAGGAACCGCGGCTCCCGATGACTACGATCGTCTTTCGCAGTGGTGGCTTCGTCGTCAATATGATATTGCCATACAACAGCATTCTTTTGATGAGCATGCGCTTATTAATATTTCGCCTGAAGTTGCACCAACTAATAAAAATAGTATTTTTAGTGATGAAGAGTTAAGAACGCTTGAGCAAAATTTACCTTCTCAATATCAACCCTTTGAAGGATTGCGTTTCCCTTTAAGTGCAAACCAGTTTCGTCCAAGTGATGATAAAAATAAATCAAAGAAGGGAAGCTTAAAAGATATTGAAACTCAAAATGGTAAGAAGCGTTTTATCGCTTTACCAGACCGCTTAGGATTGAGTTCACGTTTATCTCTATATGACGCGCAGCACCAGTTTGTAGTGGGTGAACCGCCTTCTTCAGATCAGATGTCATTTCGTCCCATTATCTTAAACAATCAAGTGGTTGGATATTTGGGTTTGAAACCCGTTTTGGATAAAGAAGATGCTTTGAGTATTAACTTCTTTAGTAATCAAAAGCGCTATTTGCTCTTAATTTATGCCTTAACCTTACTTTCAAGTTTAGTTGCAGCGCTATTGATGGCGACTTATTTTAAAAAACCGATTCAGCGTTTATTAAATGCAACCAATGAATTAACGAAAGGAAATTATCAACATCAAGTTGTTATTAAACGAAATGATGAGCTGGGCGACCTATCCACTCAATTGAACCATTTAGCAGAAATTTTACATCAGCATGAAGAGTCGCGACGTCAATGGGTAGCAGATACTTCTCATGAATTAAAAACGCCGCTGGCTGTATTGCAAGCTCAAATTGAAGCCATGCAAGATGGGATTCGAAAAGCAACCCCTGAACATCTAGATGCGATGATGCGTCAGGTATCAAGCCTGAAAAAATTAACCCAAGACCTTGCCGACTTGGCACAGGCAGATGCTCAGCAGCTTAAGTGTTATTTGAGTTCTGTAAATCCATGGGAAGTGGTATTACAGGAAGTTGAAAACTTTAAACCAAAACTTGAGCAAGCTGGGCTTGAAATTCAAGTTGAAGGAACAAGTTCTCCGCTATTATTAGATCGTGATCGGTTTAAACAGATTGTTGTTAATTTAATTAGTAATAGTATTCGTTACACAGAAACAGGTGGCAAAATTCATATTCATACGAGCCAGACTCCTCAAGAGTGGACTTTATATGTTGATGATAGCCCGTTTGGTTTAAGTGATGAGCAATTATCCCGTTTAGGTGAGCGCTTCTATCGTGTAGATGATTCGCGTACGCGTAGTACAGGTGGAACAGGGCTGGGCTTAGCTTTGTCTTGTAAAATTGCGCAAGCGCTTGGTGGTACACTTAGTTTTGAACATTCACCGTTAGGTGGTTTACGTTGTGTACTTACTTTCAAAAAGCAGAGTTAA
- the baeR gene encoding response regulator, producing MKHVMLVEDEVELAHLVRDYLEAAGFEVSMFHDGQDAYASFQQRKPNLMILDLMVPRMDGLTICRKVREQSDLPIIMVTARTEEIDRVLGLNMGADDYVCKPFSPKELVARVQAVLRRLERKAEPEQNDSFRIDKAQQRIWYQQKSLSLTPTEFRLLELFLEHVGQVYSRAQLLDHINPDSFDVADRVIDSHIKNLRRKISEAAETGNRHEWIQAVYGVGYRFEYPEE from the coding sequence ATGAAACATGTGATGTTGGTTGAAGATGAAGTCGAATTAGCGCATTTGGTACGTGATTATCTTGAAGCTGCCGGTTTTGAAGTAAGTATGTTTCATGATGGTCAGGATGCCTATGCGAGTTTCCAGCAACGTAAACCAAATTTGATGATTTTGGACTTAATGGTTCCAAGAATGGATGGTTTGACTATTTGCCGTAAAGTTCGTGAGCAGTCAGATTTACCGATTATTATGGTCACTGCCCGTACCGAAGAAATTGACCGTGTACTAGGTCTCAACATGGGCGCTGATGATTATGTATGTAAGCCATTTAGTCCAAAAGAACTTGTTGCTCGCGTACAAGCTGTGCTACGCCGTTTAGAGCGTAAGGCAGAGCCTGAACAAAATGATTCGTTCCGAATCGATAAAGCTCAGCAAAGAATTTGGTATCAACAAAAATCATTGAGCTTAACGCCAACCGAATTTCGCTTACTTGAGCTATTTTTAGAGCATGTGGGGCAAGTTTATTCGCGTGCACAATTATTGGATCATATTAATCCGGATAGCTTTGATGTTGCCGATCGCGTGATTGACAGCCATATCAAAAACTTGCGCCGAAAAATTAGTGAAGCGGCTGAAACTGGTAACCGCCATGAATGGATTCAAGCTGTTTATGGTGTAGGTTACCGCTTCGAATATCCTGAAGAGTAA
- a CDS encoding protein adenylyltransferase SelO: MQFNPLYPSLPSKLFHVQQPSPLRGAKAGHFNSALADELQWSEDDKNAWVEICSGQRTFTEFPPLAMVYAGHQFGQWAGQLGDGRGLLIAQILNTKGQTIDLHLKGAGPTPYSRMGDGRAVLRSVVREYLAGHALNALGVASSHAVGFTTSTQGVQREKLELGAMLLRTSECHIRLGHFEWINQYAPELLSEFTQKCIEWHYPECLETENPILSFAKKVVERTAIMIAKWQLVGFAHGVMNTDNLNITGSTLDFGPYGFMERFRPNWINNHSDYQGRYTYQNQPSIGHWNLWTWLNNLIPLAEPEQKDQFKEELARCLEQFEPIFLEHYGQGLCQKMGLPHFHKDSLDCSFAFLRILQTEQLDYTQSFIRLQNKEYKALRDDCLDIRQFDAFISQYDSIREHQDIDELDANMQKANPVYVLRNHMAQRAIEAAEKDDFSEVDRLFKLLNHPYTRQPNLENPEDLGPLPSDMPDVAVSCSS, from the coding sequence ATGCAGTTTAATCCGCTCTACCCTTCACTTCCGTCTAAATTATTTCATGTTCAGCAGCCATCACCGTTACGTGGTGCAAAGGCAGGACATTTTAACAGCGCATTGGCTGATGAACTGCAATGGTCAGAAGACGATAAAAATGCATGGGTTGAGATCTGTAGTGGACAACGTACTTTCACTGAATTTCCTCCACTTGCGATGGTTTATGCTGGCCATCAATTCGGACAATGGGCAGGTCAACTTGGTGATGGTCGTGGTTTACTGATTGCGCAAATATTGAATACAAAGGGCCAAACCATCGACCTTCATCTCAAAGGTGCAGGCCCTACGCCTTATTCAAGAATGGGAGATGGGCGAGCAGTATTACGTTCTGTGGTCCGTGAATATTTAGCAGGACATGCGCTAAATGCTTTAGGCGTCGCTTCTAGTCACGCAGTCGGTTTTACAACCTCGACTCAAGGTGTACAGCGTGAAAAACTAGAGTTAGGTGCAATGCTACTTAGAACATCTGAATGTCATATTCGTTTAGGACACTTCGAATGGATTAATCAATATGCACCTGAGTTGCTGTCAGAATTTACTCAAAAATGTATTGAATGGCACTATCCAGAATGCCTAGAAACTGAAAATCCAATTTTATCTTTTGCAAAAAAGGTAGTTGAACGTACTGCAATTATGATTGCGAAATGGCAATTGGTTGGATTTGCTCATGGTGTAATGAATACCGACAACTTAAATATTACAGGTTCAACACTCGATTTTGGTCCATATGGCTTTATGGAGCGTTTTCGCCCAAACTGGATCAACAATCACTCGGATTACCAAGGTCGTTATACTTACCAAAATCAACCAAGTATAGGCCATTGGAACTTATGGACGTGGTTAAATAACTTAATTCCTCTTGCTGAACCTGAACAAAAAGATCAGTTCAAAGAAGAGTTAGCACGTTGCTTAGAACAATTTGAACCGATCTTTTTAGAGCACTATGGGCAAGGTTTATGTCAAAAGATGGGACTTCCTCATTTCCATAAAGACAGTCTTGATTGTAGTTTTGCTTTTTTAAGAATCTTACAAACTGAACAACTCGATTACACGCAAAGTTTTATTCGTCTTCAAAACAAAGAATACAAAGCTTTACGAGATGATTGTCTTGATATTCGTCAATTTGATGCGTTTATTAGCCAATATGACAGCATCCGTGAGCATCAAGATATTGATGAACTTGATGCCAATATGCAAAAAGCAAATCCAGTTTATGTTTTACGGAACCACATGGCGCAGCGTGCTATTGAAGCAGCTGAGAAAGATGATTTTAGTGAAGTTGACCGTTTATTTAAACTACTCAACCATCCTTACACAAGACAGCCAAATTTGGAAAACCCGGAAGATTTAGGCCCGTTACCAAGCGATATGCCTGATGTGGCAGTGAGTTGTTCGTCTTAA
- a CDS encoding acyl-CoA desaturase, producing the protein MTSAPLKAPINWTASITLIGLPILAAIIIPIYAYYYDFSVSAWVSLFFLLALSSMGITAGYHRLWAHRAYEASLPLKILLMIGGTFAVQNSILFWASGHRTHHRHVDDVDEDPYSIERGFWYAHMGWMIRDHSPSEPDFKNAPDLLNDKLVMFQHKYYGLLVVAVHVGILGLIGWATGDLWGVVLLGGLVRLIISHQVTFFINSLCHMFGKRPYTDENSARDNFWLAIATWGEGYHNYHHIFQYDYRNGVKWWQYDPTKWLIWSCSKIGLAKNLRRIPSFNIKKAELAMKFKYAEQDLAIYGHDVNADITQMKQRIAQEYEAFTHTLNDWAKLKEQELQAKKAAMAEKIHRMDHKLKVDFQLLEHRLSHHRECLETLMRSVKKNTNVVSD; encoded by the coding sequence ATGACTTCCGCCCCACTCAAAGCCCCAATTAACTGGACCGCTAGCATTACCTTAATTGGTTTACCAATTCTTGCCGCAATCATAATCCCGATTTATGCGTATTATTATGATTTTAGTGTAAGCGCATGGGTAAGCCTATTTTTTCTTTTAGCTCTAAGTAGTATGGGGATTACTGCTGGTTACCATCGCCTTTGGGCTCACCGAGCTTATGAAGCGTCGTTACCGCTTAAAATTCTTTTAATGATCGGTGGTACATTTGCCGTGCAAAATAGTATTTTGTTCTGGGCATCTGGTCACCGTACTCACCATCGACATGTTGATGATGTTGATGAAGATCCATATTCAATTGAGCGTGGTTTTTGGTATGCCCATATGGGTTGGATGATCCGTGATCATTCACCATCTGAGCCGGATTTTAAAAATGCACCAGACCTACTCAACGATAAATTGGTCATGTTCCAACATAAATACTATGGTTTATTGGTAGTTGCAGTTCATGTTGGTATTTTAGGCTTAATCGGTTGGGCGACTGGCGACCTATGGGGTGTAGTACTCTTGGGTGGTTTAGTACGTTTAATCATTAGCCATCAAGTGACTTTCTTTATTAACTCACTTTGCCATATGTTTGGTAAACGTCCTTATACAGACGAAAACTCAGCACGTGACAATTTCTGGTTAGCCATCGCCACTTGGGGCGAGGGTTACCACAACTATCACCATATCTTCCAATATGACTATCGTAATGGTGTGAAATGGTGGCAATATGATCCAACTAAATGGTTGATCTGGTCATGTTCTAAAATTGGTTTAGCTAAAAATTTACGTCGTATTCCAAGCTTTAATATTAAAAAAGCAGAATTGGCGATGAAATTTAAATATGCTGAACAAGACCTTGCTATTTATGGTCATGATGTAAATGCAGACATTACTCAAATGAAGCAACGTATTGCACAAGAGTACGAAGCATTTACACACACCTTAAATGATTGGGCGAAACTTAAAGAACAAGAGTTACAAGCTAAAAAAGCAGCAATGGCTGAAAAGATTCATAGAATGGATCATAAGCTTAAAGTTGATTTCCAATTGCTTGAACATCGTCTAAGTCATCATCGTGAATGCTTAGAAACACTTATGCGTAGTGTTAAAAAGAATACCAATGTAGTATCAGACTAA
- a CDS encoding META domain-containing protein — MNVQRLKKKNRIDISRKLSLKCVLVTISLVLAACQSAPEQNTKNVQAKRTVHQIQAPIVKKRVSPDGIQDIDWQITQISGHKAKFFTQWPTLSLNSSVKTVSGHTGCNGVFGRYTFNFSQQKLDMQVNAGHSSCDGALAQEAELVDALQRIQRFQLVGNTLYLLDQNGQRLIQAQKK, encoded by the coding sequence ATGAACGTACAACGATTGAAAAAAAAGAACCGCATTGATATTTCAAGAAAATTATCTTTGAAGTGTGTCTTGGTCACAATCAGTCTTGTATTAGCCGCATGTCAAAGTGCACCCGAACAGAATACAAAAAACGTTCAAGCAAAAAGAACAGTTCATCAGATTCAAGCTCCTATTGTAAAAAAGAGAGTGAGTCCGGATGGCATTCAAGATATTGATTGGCAGATCACTCAGATCAGCGGTCATAAGGCAAAATTTTTTACACAGTGGCCGACTCTATCTTTAAATTCTTCGGTCAAAACAGTGTCTGGACATACTGGCTGTAATGGAGTTTTTGGTCGTTATACATTTAATTTCAGCCAGCAAAAACTTGATATGCAAGTAAATGCAGGCCATTCAAGTTGTGATGGTGCTTTGGCGCAAGAGGCAGAATTGGTAGATGCTTTGCAACGTATTCAACGCTTCCAGCTCGTAGGTAATACGCTATATCTACTTGATCAGAATGGGCAACGCCTCATTCAGGCACAAAAGAAGTAA
- the ugpQ gene encoding glycerophosphodiester phosphodiesterase, which produces MRIIGHRGARREAPENTLGGFQHIKNLGIRGVEFDIRQLQDEELVVIHDDNFLRTAGVDQIVEQSTLAQALSFDHRQNWPDWPNSEPTPTLTGVLNLLNKFDHIEVEVKAVRDMALAEKLVQELETELQGFEKVVTITSFDLQILTALRDINSQFKRGLLVELPVGVTAIELAHQYGCCHIGWHDQLATDEMIKLSHQANLNISVWTVNDVERAKRLRDLDVQGLITDIPTTMLQVL; this is translated from the coding sequence ATGCGCATTATTGGTCATCGTGGTGCACGCCGAGAAGCCCCTGAAAATACATTAGGTGGGTTTCAGCACATAAAGAATTTAGGTATTCGCGGTGTCGAATTTGATATTCGTCAGCTTCAAGACGAAGAGTTGGTTGTCATTCATGATGACAATTTTTTACGTACAGCCGGAGTCGATCAAATTGTAGAGCAATCGACATTGGCTCAAGCGTTATCATTTGACCATCGTCAAAACTGGCCTGACTGGCCAAATTCAGAGCCAACACCTACACTCACAGGCGTTTTAAACTTACTTAATAAATTCGATCATATTGAAGTGGAAGTGAAAGCTGTAAGAGACATGGCTTTAGCTGAAAAACTCGTTCAAGAGCTTGAGACTGAATTACAGGGTTTTGAGAAAGTCGTCACCATCACAAGTTTTGATCTTCAAATTTTAACTGCTTTACGCGATATAAACTCTCAATTTAAACGCGGATTGTTAGTCGAGCTTCCTGTTGGGGTAACTGCGATAGAACTCGCCCATCAATATGGTTGCTGTCATATTGGTTGGCACGATCAGCTGGCAACAGATGAAATGATTAAACTGTCTCATCAAGCTAATTTGAACATTAGTGTGTGGACAGTCAATGATGTAGAAAGAGCAAAAAGGCTACGTGATTTAGATGTTCAGGGCTTAATTACAGATATTCCGACCACGATGTTACAGGTCCTATAA
- a CDS encoding cob(I)yrinic acid a,c-diamide adenosyltransferase has protein sequence MGHRLSKIYTRTGDSGTTGLGDGSRVAKDDLRVAALGDVDELNAIIGVLRAQITDSQVTEKAAWDKSLSLIQHWLFDLGGEICIPNYNLLQPVCIEFLEKEIDRMNEDLPMLKEFILPSGTLSCSYAHQARAVCRRAERSLMSVQTRDQNIQTTALQLINRLSDWLFVASRALQRAEGGQEVLWQKNINEII, from the coding sequence ATGGGACACCGTTTAAGCAAGATCTATACACGTACAGGCGACTCAGGCACCACAGGTTTAGGCGATGGTTCTCGTGTTGCCAAGGATGACTTACGAGTAGCCGCGCTTGGTGATGTTGATGAACTCAATGCCATTATTGGGGTACTTCGTGCTCAAATTACCGATAGCCAAGTAACTGAGAAGGCCGCTTGGGATAAAAGCTTAAGTTTGATTCAACATTGGCTATTCGACTTAGGTGGAGAGATTTGTATTCCAAACTACAACCTACTCCAGCCCGTTTGTATTGAATTTCTTGAAAAAGAAATTGACCGTATGAATGAAGATTTGCCTATGTTGAAAGAGTTTATTCTGCCGTCTGGCACTTTATCGTGCAGTTACGCTCATCAAGCACGTGCTGTTTGTCGTCGTGCAGAACGATCTCTAATGTCGGTACAAACTCGTGATCAAAATATTCAGACAACTGCCCTTCAGTTAATTAACCGTTTATCTGACTGGTTATTTGTTGCATCACGTGCTTTACAGCGTGCCGAAGGTGGTCAAGAAGTGCTTTGGCAAAAAAATATTAATGAGATTATTTAA